The following proteins come from a genomic window of Gimesia chilikensis:
- the flhF gene encoding flagellar biosynthesis protein FlhF, with product MSDVRTFKAASMQEALKLVREAMGSDAVILQTKQVPGRRGLLPWTRTREEFEITAGLGIKVRTPAAVQNNRRPTSSPLQHRASNLQPAGARNESVTYAEPPSRELPSEHRSAPIQRTPAPERRAEEDNRPPVHNRLEQRLQDSRPRPSHASQPAYDPTEEFAEKLNAIQEMLESLDRRTRSQRVTDVPPELFHIYTDLIDAEVDETIAHDLVSRLKEHATPEQLKDTQASQSLLAALIEAQLECASPIRPLPGQRKVVALVGPTGVGKTTTIAKLAANFRLRDNIKMGLITVDTYRIAAVEQLRTYAEIIDLPMKVVSTPREMQMALDEMVGLDLVLIDTAGRSPSDDLKIQELESLFRDIAIDEIALVMSMTSSVRTLEAIAERFKVARPTSMILTKLDEAPVMGSLLTLSQKVKLPIQYLTTGQDVPDDIEPANAARISRLVLGEDKLQ from the coding sequence ATGTCAGATGTTCGCACTTTTAAAGCCGCCTCAATGCAGGAAGCATTGAAACTGGTTCGCGAAGCAATGGGCAGCGATGCTGTGATCCTGCAGACAAAACAGGTGCCGGGCCGCAGAGGACTCCTGCCCTGGACCCGCACCAGAGAAGAATTTGAAATCACGGCAGGTCTGGGTATCAAAGTCCGCACACCTGCCGCCGTGCAGAATAACAGACGCCCCACCAGTTCCCCGTTACAACATCGTGCTTCCAATCTCCAACCGGCGGGCGCCCGCAATGAATCCGTTACTTACGCTGAACCACCGTCGCGTGAGTTACCCTCCGAACATCGCTCCGCACCGATCCAACGGACACCTGCTCCAGAAAGACGAGCAGAAGAAGACAACAGACCGCCGGTTCACAATCGTCTCGAACAGCGTCTGCAGGATTCCCGTCCCCGACCGAGTCATGCATCGCAGCCGGCCTACGATCCCACTGAGGAATTTGCAGAAAAGCTGAATGCCATCCAGGAAATGCTGGAATCACTGGATCGCCGCACCCGCTCACAACGTGTTACCGATGTTCCCCCGGAACTGTTTCACATTTATACGGATCTGATTGACGCTGAAGTAGACGAAACCATTGCTCACGATCTCGTCAGCCGTCTCAAAGAGCATGCGACTCCCGAACAACTCAAAGACACCCAGGCCAGTCAGTCCCTGTTAGCGGCACTGATTGAAGCGCAACTGGAATGTGCTTCCCCGATTCGTCCGCTGCCTGGTCAACGCAAAGTGGTGGCCCTGGTCGGTCCCACCGGCGTCGGTAAAACAACAACGATCGCCAAGCTGGCTGCGAACTTCCGTCTGCGTGATAACATTAAAATGGGCCTGATCACTGTCGACACCTACCGTATTGCCGCTGTCGAACAGTTGCGAACCTATGCGGAAATCATCGACCTGCCCATGAAAGTCGTAAGCACGCCACGGGAAATGCAGATGGCACTCGACGAGATGGTCGGACTGGACCTGGTCCTGATCGACACCGCGGGTCGCAGCCCGAGCGATGATCTGAAAATTCAGGAACTGGAAAGCCTGTTCCGCGATATTGCAATCGATGAAATCGCCCTGGTGATGAGCATGACTTCCAGTGTCCGCACTCTCGAAGCGATTGCCGAACGATTCAAAGTAGCTCGTCCAACGTCAATGATATTGACCAAACTGGACGAAGCCCCCGTCATGGGCAGTCTGCTGACTCTGAGTCAGAAAGTAAAACTGCCGATCCAGTATCTGACTACGGGACAGGATGTCCCCGACGATATTGAACCGGCGAATGCTGCCCGGATTTCACGCCTGGTTCT
- a CDS encoding prepilin peptidase — translation MGSVIGSFLNVVIYRMPLGLNISKPKSRCPFCETPIRTRDNLPILGWLLLRGKCRDCQAPIPARYPIVEALVGVVFLLLYLAIVHSGGALLPYRPPNRFSGGYQILEGRTWDLIALAVYYCYLFIVVVAAAYIQYDRQLIPRRLLFWCLGIGLVAGCLIPELHPVPAQVSVQTNVSSTEIMLSELRYHGALHVSFELSSVLTVCWGLLYGVIVGILFCWRNLFQPGAQPTLFPPRTLWLLVLMGVYLGWQQVVSVGFLSALILCVVQLVFWKRDSFCAKLPAAAFLCGALTLQLLLGGYLTILPDQTGYLTYLFVTGGQIVAIPLLTGLSEAAYRNRENINSAQDQIPFDESSTLTS, via the coding sequence ATGGGCTCCGTTATCGGCAGTTTTCTGAACGTGGTGATCTACCGGATGCCACTGGGGCTGAATATTTCCAAACCGAAGTCCCGCTGCCCCTTTTGTGAAACCCCCATCCGCACCCGTGATAATCTGCCGATCCTGGGCTGGTTGCTGCTGCGAGGTAAATGCCGCGACTGCCAGGCTCCCATCCCGGCACGTTACCCGATTGTGGAAGCCCTGGTGGGTGTCGTTTTCCTGCTGCTTTATCTCGCGATTGTCCATTCGGGAGGGGCTCTGCTGCCTTACCGACCTCCGAACCGATTTTCGGGGGGTTACCAGATTCTGGAGGGACGGACCTGGGACCTGATCGCGCTGGCCGTCTATTACTGTTACCTGTTTATCGTCGTGGTGGCTGCCGCCTATATTCAATATGACCGCCAGTTGATTCCCCGCCGCCTGTTGTTCTGGTGCCTGGGGATTGGCCTCGTTGCGGGGTGTCTGATTCCGGAACTGCATCCGGTTCCTGCCCAGGTCTCCGTTCAGACGAATGTGTCTTCGACAGAAATCATGTTAAGTGAACTGCGTTACCATGGCGCGCTGCATGTCAGCTTTGAACTCAGTTCGGTGCTGACTGTCTGCTGGGGACTGCTGTATGGTGTGATCGTGGGAATCTTATTCTGCTGGCGAAACCTGTTTCAGCCGGGAGCGCAACCGACGCTGTTCCCGCCACGGACGCTCTGGCTGCTGGTTCTGATGGGAGTTTACCTGGGCTGGCAGCAGGTGGTCAGCGTAGGATTTCTGTCTGCTTTGATCCTGTGTGTGGTTCAACTGGTTTTCTGGAAGCGGGACTCATTCTGTGCCAAATTACCGGCTGCGGCTTTTCTTTGCGGCGCATTGACGCTACAACTGTTACTGGGTGGATATTTGACAATCCTTCCCGATCAAACCGGTTACCTGACTTATCTATTCGTAACCGGTGGCCAGATCGTGGCAATTCCGCTGCTGACTGGCCTCTCTGAAGCTGCATATCGAAACCGAGAAAACATCAACTCAGCGCAGGATCAGATACCATTCGATGAATCCTCAACCCTCACATCCTGA
- a CDS encoding DUF1501 domain-containing protein, with translation MNFDDLMLRDQTRRHFFENCAMGAGAIGLASLMQSEQRAQAGTGKLHGTHHPPKAKNVIYMFMAGGPSQLEMFDFKPKLQELEGKVIPESYVEGKQFAFLKKDAKLLGTRRKFKKHGESGMELSEVVPHLAEVADDITILKSMKTDVFNHGPAKLFMNTGTQQFGRPSMGAWVTYGIGSESQNLPGFVVLQSGPRGPRGGAPLWGSGFLPTTYQGVPFLNGADPILNLSSPSGINSVRQSEFIDTVNQLNSLRLEKTRDPEIATRISAYEMAYRMQSSAPELMDLSGETKETLDLYGVDPAKPSYARNCLLARRLVEKGCRFVQLYHTDWDHHGNKGTDLGESLDARCLETDQASAALVKDLKQRGLLDDTLVIWGGEFGRTPQGEPRDLIGRDHHIDAFSIWVAGGGSKPGVTIGETDELGYYSVEDTIHVRDFHATVLHLLGIDHHELSYFYQGLDFRLTGVEEAHVVEKMLA, from the coding sequence ATGAATTTCGATGACCTGATGTTACGCGATCAGACACGACGTCACTTTTTCGAGAATTGCGCGATGGGAGCCGGGGCCATCGGTCTGGCTTCACTGATGCAGTCGGAACAACGCGCACAGGCCGGCACAGGCAAGTTGCATGGTACCCATCATCCGCCCAAAGCCAAGAATGTGATTTACATGTTTATGGCGGGTGGCCCCAGTCAGCTGGAGATGTTTGATTTCAAACCGAAGCTGCAGGAACTGGAAGGCAAGGTCATCCCCGAATCGTACGTGGAGGGCAAACAGTTTGCGTTTCTGAAAAAAGACGCCAAGCTGCTGGGCACGCGACGAAAATTCAAGAAGCATGGCGAATCGGGCATGGAACTCTCGGAAGTTGTTCCACATCTGGCTGAGGTCGCGGACGACATCACCATTTTGAAGAGTATGAAGACAGACGTCTTTAACCACGGCCCGGCTAAACTCTTCATGAATACCGGGACACAACAGTTTGGTCGTCCCAGCATGGGTGCCTGGGTAACTTACGGCATTGGCAGCGAGTCACAGAATCTGCCCGGGTTCGTCGTGCTGCAATCCGGACCGCGGGGACCACGGGGTGGAGCGCCGCTGTGGGGCAGTGGTTTTCTGCCGACCACGTACCAGGGAGTCCCCTTTCTGAACGGAGCGGATCCGATATTGAATCTCTCCAGCCCGTCCGGGATCAACTCGGTGAGACAATCGGAATTCATTGATACGGTGAATCAATTGAACTCGCTTCGCCTGGAGAAGACGCGCGATCCGGAAATCGCCACCCGTATCTCTGCGTATGAAATGGCTTACCGCATGCAGTCCAGCGCCCCTGAATTGATGGATCTCTCGGGCGAGACGAAAGAGACACTCGATCTGTACGGCGTCGATCCCGCGAAACCTTCATATGCCCGTAACTGTCTGCTGGCCCGGCGGTTAGTGGAAAAAGGCTGTCGCTTCGTGCAACTCTATCATACAGACTGGGATCATCACGGAAACAAAGGAACGGATCTGGGAGAATCGCTGGATGCCCGCTGTCTGGAGACCGATCAGGCATCGGCTGCACTTGTGAAGGACCTTAAACAACGGGGACTGCTGGATGACACGCTGGTCATCTGGGGGGGTGAATTTGGGCGGACTCCACAAGGTGAGCCCCGTGATCTGATTGGTCGCGATCATCATATCGATGCGTTTTCCATCTGGGTCGCCGGAGGTGGATCTAAGCCGGGTGTCACAATAGGAGAGACAGACGAGCTAGGCTACTATTCTGTCGAAGACACGATTCATGTACGCGACTTCCATGCGACGGTGCTACACCTTCTCGGCATCGATCACCATGAGCTTTCCTATTTTTACCAGGGTCTCGATTTCCGTTTAACGGGCGTGGAAGAAGCGCATGTGGTTGAGAAAATGCTGGCCTGA
- the flhA gene encoding flagellar biosynthesis protein FlhA, translating into MRNSGLIFPLVIVSSVLVIIAPLPPMMMDLLLSCNITVSVVILMTTIYVTRPLEFSVFPAILLGTTLARLVLNVATTRLILTRGADDGTAAAGGVIEAFGQFVAGGHLVVGLIIFVILVTIQFMVITKGATRISEVAARFSLDSMPGKQMAIDADLNAGLISSEEAKTRRQEITEQADFYGSMDGASKFVRGDSIASIIITLINVVGGLYVGMVDHGMELSKAALVFTTLTIGDGLVTQVPGFLISLAAGLIVTRTSVDSNLPRDVVKQFSGHPEALFLASTFLFALAFTGLPAGPMLALAIGCAVTGMLRRKGQQATEVQKQKAETQQQEQQQQPAEPKPEDHLFVDPLELELGVGLLRLADPATGGDLLDRVTRIRHKIAQELGIILPKVRIRDNIRLGQRDYQIKIRDVAVAWGTIYPDGLLAIDTGATNGDIPGIDTIEPAFGRPAKWIELGQKERAELMGFNVVEPSAVAITHLTEVVREHSSELLTREQVHGLVENLKESSPKVVEELIPDVLKISQVQHVLSNLLRERVPIRDLETILQTLGDYADRTKEPMLLTEYVRNGLARSICQQYRDSNRLLRVVTLDPELEDVLMSGIDYNEHGLAIKLAPRTGEIITQAIADQVEPLVAMGGHPIVLCNPQIRAGLKQITSPLLPRLVVLSLNEITRDTDVEAIGQVSADRLKSNAVVGAA; encoded by the coding sequence ATGCGCAATTCGGGTCTGATCTTCCCACTAGTCATAGTGAGTTCAGTCCTGGTGATCATTGCGCCTCTGCCTCCGATGATGATGGACCTGCTCTTGTCATGCAATATCACTGTTTCCGTAGTGATTTTGATGACCACGATTTACGTCACACGCCCGCTGGAATTCAGCGTGTTCCCGGCGATCCTGCTGGGTACCACACTGGCGCGGCTGGTGTTGAACGTAGCGACCACCCGTCTGATCTTAACCCGCGGAGCCGATGATGGTACCGCAGCGGCAGGCGGCGTGATTGAAGCCTTTGGTCAGTTCGTGGCAGGCGGTCATCTGGTTGTGGGTCTGATTATCTTCGTGATCCTGGTCACGATTCAGTTTATGGTGATTACCAAGGGTGCGACACGTATCAGTGAAGTGGCCGCCCGGTTCTCACTCGACAGTATGCCGGGTAAGCAGATGGCCATTGATGCCGACCTGAATGCCGGGTTGATCTCCTCAGAAGAAGCGAAAACCCGTCGCCAGGAAATCACCGAACAGGCTGACTTCTACGGTTCAATGGACGGTGCCAGTAAGTTTGTCCGTGGGGACTCGATTGCCAGTATCATCATCACGCTGATCAACGTTGTCGGCGGTCTGTATGTAGGTATGGTAGACCACGGCATGGAGCTGTCGAAAGCAGCACTCGTGTTTACCACCCTGACGATCGGCGATGGTCTGGTGACTCAGGTGCCGGGCTTTTTGATCTCACTCGCCGCTGGTTTGATCGTTACCCGAACTTCAGTCGACAGTAACCTCCCCCGGGACGTCGTTAAACAGTTTTCCGGACATCCGGAAGCCCTGTTCCTCGCTTCAACCTTCCTGTTCGCTCTGGCGTTCACAGGACTGCCCGCCGGCCCGATGCTGGCTCTGGCCATCGGTTGTGCGGTTACGGGGATGTTGCGACGCAAAGGGCAGCAGGCCACCGAAGTACAAAAACAGAAAGCGGAAACACAACAGCAGGAACAGCAACAACAGCCTGCCGAACCCAAACCGGAAGATCACCTGTTTGTCGATCCTCTCGAACTGGAACTGGGTGTCGGACTGTTGAGACTGGCCGACCCGGCAACCGGCGGCGATCTGCTGGATCGTGTGACCCGCATCCGACACAAAATTGCCCAGGAACTGGGAATCATTCTTCCCAAGGTTCGGATTCGCGACAACATTCGCCTGGGACAACGCGATTACCAGATCAAGATTCGCGACGTTGCAGTGGCCTGGGGTACGATCTATCCCGATGGTCTCCTGGCGATCGATACGGGAGCCACAAACGGCGATATCCCGGGGATCGACACCATCGAGCCGGCCTTCGGACGTCCCGCCAAGTGGATTGAACTGGGACAGAAAGAACGTGCTGAGCTGATGGGCTTTAATGTCGTCGAACCCTCGGCCGTTGCGATTACTCACCTGACCGAAGTCGTCCGCGAACACAGCAGTGAACTGCTCACCCGGGAACAGGTTCACGGACTGGTTGAAAACCTGAAGGAATCGTCTCCCAAAGTTGTGGAAGAACTGATTCCCGACGTCCTCAAGATTTCTCAAGTCCAGCATGTACTTTCCAATCTGCTCCGCGAACGGGTACCGATTCGCGACCTGGAAACCATCCTGCAGACGCTGGGCGACTATGCAGACCGAACTAAAGAGCCGATGTTGCTCACCGAATATGTGCGGAATGGACTGGCCCGTTCCATCTGCCAGCAGTACCGCGACAGCAATCGCCTGCTGCGGGTCGTGACGCTCGATCCGGAACTGGAAGATGTGCTGATGTCGGGCATTGATTACAACGAGCATGGACTGGCAATCAAGCTGGCACCGCGGACGGGTGAGATCATTACCCAGGCGATTGCCGACCAGGTAGAACCTCTGGTTGCCATGGGCGGACACCCGATCGTGCTCTGTAATCCCCAGATCCGCGCCGGCCTGAAACAGATTACATCGCCGTTATTACCACGACTGGTCGTGTTAAGTCTGAATGAGATTACCCGCGACACGGATGTGGAAGCGATCGGACAGGTATCAGCAGACCGTCTGAAATCGAATGCGGTTGTGGGGGCAGCATAG
- a CDS encoding class I SAM-dependent methyltransferase has translation MNPQPSHPEAGLPSLVIKALQEGNCIQMVLSKPIKKKAAARRKVSIRPVLIRDKQHYQLSFTRGQQEVHENLLPGETIQRVEQLWEDLFLEGYLFTNEADYHLQKTNKGSVQLKKHAPTKAQPEQVTSHNRAKQYLIPEGVHCPFLEEIGVMSRNGKVKAAQYRKFRQINRYLEFINDIVAALPEDGTLRITDFGCGKSYLTFATHHFFTSILQRDVNITGLDLKRSVVEHCQQIAENLDCRGLSFKTGDIAAFQNEQGHCDLSISLHACDTATDAALAAAVQADASVILAVPCCQNEIYQQITSQSAEGLLKHGILKEKTAALLTDALRSQVLEICGYRTQVIEFIDTQHTPKNLLIKAVKRTAPLTDSDLQQAVEEYESLKTQFGIPAFALERSLGDHFKQLCQSAVKDSAG, from the coding sequence ATGAATCCTCAACCCTCACATCCTGAAGCGGGATTACCTTCCCTGGTAATAAAAGCATTACAGGAGGGAAACTGTATTCAAATGGTGTTGAGCAAGCCGATCAAAAAAAAGGCAGCGGCCCGGCGGAAGGTTTCGATCAGGCCGGTGCTGATTCGAGATAAGCAGCATTATCAACTCTCGTTCACTCGGGGACAGCAGGAAGTTCACGAAAACCTGCTGCCGGGAGAGACGATACAACGAGTGGAGCAACTGTGGGAAGATCTGTTTCTGGAAGGTTATCTGTTTACGAATGAGGCAGACTATCACTTACAGAAAACGAATAAGGGATCTGTGCAGTTGAAGAAGCACGCTCCGACCAAAGCGCAACCCGAGCAGGTGACGTCACACAACCGCGCGAAACAGTACCTGATCCCGGAGGGCGTGCATTGTCCCTTTCTGGAAGAGATCGGGGTGATGTCGCGCAATGGAAAAGTGAAGGCTGCACAGTACCGCAAGTTTCGCCAGATCAACCGCTATCTCGAGTTCATCAACGATATCGTTGCGGCGCTGCCTGAAGACGGCACACTCCGGATCACAGACTTTGGCTGTGGAAAAAGTTATCTCACGTTTGCCACCCATCATTTTTTCACCTCGATCCTGCAGCGTGATGTGAACATCACGGGACTCGACCTGAAGCGATCGGTGGTCGAACACTGCCAGCAGATCGCCGAGAACCTGGATTGCCGGGGGCTCTCTTTTAAAACGGGTGACATCGCTGCCTTTCAGAATGAGCAGGGCCACTGCGATCTCTCCATCTCTTTACATGCCTGCGATACCGCAACCGATGCTGCCCTGGCTGCCGCTGTCCAGGCGGATGCGAGTGTGATTCTCGCGGTTCCCTGCTGCCAGAATGAAATTTACCAGCAGATCACAAGTCAATCTGCAGAGGGTCTGCTCAAACACGGGATTCTCAAAGAAAAAACAGCGGCCCTGCTGACAGATGCGCTCCGTTCACAGGTGCTGGAGATCTGTGGATATCGCACACAGGTCATCGAGTTCATCGATACACAACACACTCCCAAAAACCTGCTCATCAAAGCGGTCAAACGTACTGCTCCCCTGACAGACTCCGATCTCCAACAGGCGGTGGAGGAGTATGAATCATTAAAAACCCAGTTCGGGATTCCTGCCTTTGCGCTGGAGCGCTCACTGGGAGATCACTTTAAGCAACTGTGTCAATCTGCTGTGAAAGACAGTGCCGGATAA
- a CDS encoding PSD1 and planctomycete cytochrome C domain-containing protein, with protein sequence MRNLSGVVITAACILLIAVQTAPAADEKSQVGFEKQIRPLLKQHCYDCHSQGAEESGLRVDYGANLIKGGDRGPAVVPGKRDESLLYLSLKGEGKIPRMPHDLPPLKPAEIELIGRWIDDGGTIPASEQNLQTVDASTDHWSFQPIERPEPPHVKQKSWGRNPIDAFILHRLEAQQLKPSPEADRTTLIRRLSLDLTGLPPSVEQVQEFLADTKPGAYERLVDRLLASPHYGERWARHWLDVARYADSNGFTIDGPRSIWKYRDWVIEAINANMPFDQFVTEQLAGDLLPKPTTEQLIATGFHRNTLINQEGGTNPEQFRVEAVVDRVNTTGAAFLGLTVGCAQCHKHKYDPITQRDFYQLYAIFNSTADINSAPPTLPLPTEQQQTEQKELKQEIAKLTKQLEERKQALEPKFAAWKERLQQDLQQSEQQWSVLAPGSIQSKNGATLTVLEDHSLLAGGKIPAFDTYVVETAAIPQGTSGLRLEVLTHESLPRKGPGWAGNGNFVLDEVTVEMAEQTEAGWSDFQPVKLIQATADHSQDKFPASNLVDGDPKTGWAINTRKGNMNVNRRAILKLKEPIKAKQPVKLRVTLTHTRNAKYNVGRFRLAATTVAPEVLNIKPEILAILKQPEDKWDAKQKTTVEEAFHQSDSQWLALNQRLTKQKAAQTKVNKAIVTTMIMRELPKPRETFILLRGNFLDPGAKVSPGVPAVLPSLPEDVSQPTRLDLARWLTSEEQPLTARVTVNRYWQRFFGRGIVETENDFGTQGSDPTHPELLDWLASEFMRLHWDVKQFHKLIVTSATYRQASDFNPNHQEKDPRNLLLSRQNRFRMEAESIRDLFLASSGLLSRKIGGPSVYPPQPEGIYVLTQNKKSWPEEQNEDRYRRGMYTYFWRSSPYPMLPTFDAPNSNTTCTRRVRSNTPLQALTLANDHSLFELTQGFALRILQEGPPYDEGRIRAAFEICLSRAPSDRELEVMTDYLQEQRAQFKQSPEAAAQVAADDLPKQIDVIEAASWTAVARVLMNLDEFITRE encoded by the coding sequence ATGCGGAATTTGTCAGGAGTTGTGATCACCGCTGCCTGTATCCTGCTGATCGCAGTACAGACGGCTCCCGCTGCAGACGAGAAGTCTCAGGTCGGTTTTGAAAAACAGATCCGACCGTTGCTCAAGCAGCACTGCTATGACTGCCATTCCCAGGGGGCAGAGGAATCCGGCTTACGCGTGGACTACGGCGCCAACCTGATCAAAGGAGGCGATCGAGGACCGGCGGTCGTACCCGGCAAACGCGACGAAAGCCTGTTGTACCTGAGCCTGAAAGGGGAGGGGAAAATCCCACGGATGCCCCACGATCTGCCGCCACTCAAACCAGCTGAGATCGAGTTGATCGGTCGCTGGATTGATGACGGGGGCACCATCCCTGCCAGCGAACAAAATTTGCAGACCGTTGATGCTTCAACAGATCACTGGTCGTTCCAGCCGATTGAGCGTCCCGAGCCTCCTCACGTCAAACAGAAAAGCTGGGGACGGAATCCGATCGATGCCTTTATTCTGCATCGCCTGGAGGCACAACAACTCAAGCCGTCCCCCGAGGCGGATCGAACGACACTCATCCGCCGTCTGAGCCTGGATCTGACGGGACTGCCTCCGTCAGTGGAACAGGTACAGGAATTCCTGGCTGATACGAAGCCTGGTGCTTATGAGCGTCTGGTGGATCGCCTGCTCGCCTCTCCGCATTACGGGGAGCGCTGGGCCCGGCACTGGCTGGACGTGGCCCGCTACGCCGATTCCAACGGCTTCACCATTGATGGTCCCCGATCGATCTGGAAGTACCGGGACTGGGTCATCGAGGCGATCAATGCCAACATGCCCTTTGACCAATTTGTTACCGAGCAACTGGCGGGTGACCTGCTCCCCAAACCGACGACGGAGCAGCTGATCGCGACCGGCTTTCATCGGAATACACTGATCAACCAGGAAGGGGGCACCAACCCGGAACAGTTTCGCGTGGAAGCAGTGGTGGATCGTGTGAATACCACGGGCGCTGCCTTCCTCGGACTGACGGTGGGTTGTGCCCAATGCCACAAACACAAGTATGATCCCATTACCCAGCGGGACTTCTATCAGTTGTATGCGATCTTTAACAGCACCGCAGATATCAATAGCGCGCCCCCCACACTGCCACTGCCTACTGAGCAACAGCAGACCGAACAGAAAGAGTTGAAGCAGGAAATCGCGAAACTCACTAAACAGCTGGAGGAACGCAAACAAGCACTGGAACCGAAGTTCGCTGCCTGGAAAGAACGTCTGCAGCAGGACCTGCAACAGTCAGAGCAGCAGTGGAGCGTTCTCGCACCGGGATCGATCCAATCCAAGAATGGAGCCACGCTCACCGTTCTTGAAGACCATTCGCTGTTGGCAGGGGGTAAGATTCCTGCATTTGATACGTACGTCGTCGAAACCGCAGCGATCCCACAAGGGACCTCCGGTCTGCGGCTGGAAGTACTGACTCACGAGAGCCTGCCTCGTAAGGGGCCGGGCTGGGCCGGGAACGGAAACTTTGTGCTGGATGAAGTGACCGTGGAAATGGCAGAGCAGACCGAAGCGGGCTGGTCTGACTTTCAGCCGGTCAAGCTGATCCAGGCAACCGCCGATCATTCACAGGACAAATTCCCCGCCAGCAATCTGGTAGACGGGGATCCCAAAACCGGCTGGGCCATCAATACCCGCAAGGGGAATATGAACGTCAACCGGCGGGCGATACTCAAGCTCAAAGAACCGATCAAAGCCAAACAGCCGGTCAAACTGCGGGTGACTCTGACGCATACACGGAATGCAAAATACAATGTCGGTCGCTTCCGACTCGCGGCAACCACGGTGGCTCCGGAAGTCTTAAACATCAAACCCGAAATTCTGGCGATCCTGAAACAGCCAGAGGACAAATGGGATGCGAAACAGAAAACGACCGTGGAAGAGGCCTTCCACCAGTCGGACTCGCAATGGCTGGCTCTGAATCAGCGGCTGACGAAACAGAAGGCGGCACAGACCAAAGTCAACAAAGCGATCGTGACCACGATGATCATGCGGGAGCTTCCCAAGCCGCGGGAAACCTTCATTCTACTGCGAGGGAATTTTCTGGATCCAGGTGCGAAGGTCAGTCCGGGCGTTCCCGCTGTGTTACCGTCTCTGCCTGAGGATGTTTCCCAACCGACGCGACTGGACCTCGCCCGGTGGCTGACCAGTGAAGAGCAACCATTGACGGCGCGTGTGACGGTGAACCGATACTGGCAACGGTTCTTCGGCAGGGGCATTGTGGAAACCGAAAACGACTTCGGGACACAGGGTTCAGATCCCACGCATCCGGAACTGCTGGACTGGCTGGCGTCGGAATTCATGCGGCTTCACTGGGATGTGAAACAATTTCATAAACTGATTGTGACTTCTGCGACCTATCGGCAGGCATCTGACTTTAACCCGAATCATCAGGAAAAAGATCCGCGGAATCTGCTGTTATCTCGACAGAACCGGTTTCGGATGGAAGCGGAGTCGATTCGCGATCTGTTTCTGGCCAGCAGTGGTCTGTTGAGTCGTAAGATCGGCGGGCCGAGTGTCTATCCGCCTCAGCCAGAGGGGATTTATGTACTCACACAAAATAAGAAGAGCTGGCCGGAAGAGCAGAACGAAGACCGCTATCGGCGGGGCATGTATACGTATTTCTGGCGTTCGAGTCCGTATCCGATGCTGCCGACCTTCGATGCACCAAACAGTAATACCACGTGTACGCGACGAGTGCGTTCCAATACGCCCCTCCAGGCACTCACACTGGCCAATGATCATTCGCTGTTCGAACTGACTCAAGGGTTTGCGCTCCGCATCCTGCAGGAAGGTCCTCCATACGATGAAGGTCGCATCCGCGCCGCGTTTGAAATCTGCCTGTCCCGTGCCCCCTCTGATCGGGAGCTGGAAGTGATGACCGACTATCTGCAGGAACAGCGTGCTCAGTTTAAACAGTCACCAGAGGCTGCGGCCCAGGTCGCGGCTGACGATTTACCCAAACAGATTGACGTGATCGAAGCGGCGAGCTGGACGGCGGTCGCCCGCGTGTTGATGAATCTGGATGAATTTATTACCAGGGAATAG